The nucleotide sequence TAATGCAAGATCAGCAAGGGAGATGCAGCGAGAATGAGACTCATCCCGCAAACGGAAACCATAAAACCACCTGCCAAGCTTCCACCATTGAACTCGCACTTGCCTCTCTGAAATCTTGCATTCTAGGAGAGCTTCCATGACATACTCAACCTGCCAAAAACAATGTGCAAACATTTGAGAGCATATATCTGACAATATCTACATCGTTTTCAGGATCGCCATTTAACAATCAAAGCTAGCAAATCTATAATTATCAATTACCAAACGGATAGCAGCATACATACAAGAAGAGATTCACCTTGTAAAAAGAAGATGCAAGCCAATTTTAAATGTCCAACTGTTCAGATAGCTATGTTGTACTCATCAAGCAGTACAAAAGATTCCTAAATCTCGCTGTCAAAAGTGCTAAATTGTTTAAGAAACAGTGCTTCCGCCCACTAAGTCATTTCTTATCAATATCCAAACTAAAGCTCAAGATTTGCCAGGTTTATCTGCAAAACTATTTTTGATTTTAATCAAAATCACTGCCTTGTTCATAACCCACTCCACCCCAGCAGTACCATGAGCACTGTCATACCAATTCTATAATTTCCAAGCCCTCCCAATCCTATCAACTATCTAGGGTTATAGGCTTATAGCCATGAAGGCAATGACTAAAAACTGTTCTTAGTGCCCTGCAATGAAATCCATGTCACATGCTCTAATTCAAATAGAGAACTAAATGGTCATTTACAAAGCAACCAGGTTTAAGCTATAAACAAAAGATCCTGTAGAGCCTTACGGGCACATTGAGGCAGTTGATGCAGTAATGCAACCCAAGCAAGTTAAGCAACACACTCAGTCCGGGCTTAAAGAGTAAAACTTCAACATCTCTGAACCCAAACTGCATTTCCCACAAGTCTTCAATTGCCTTTAGAAAATCCCCAACCTCAAGGGACTCACATGGAGAACAACATCCTTCAACAAACTTAATGATCGCGCCAGCTCTGGCAGCCATCTCCTTATGCTTGTCCACATAAAACCCTCTCCAACCCtgcattaattaaatcaattaatttgaaATTGACACCAAGTTGAATCAACGAATTCGAGAAATTTACTAGGGTTTTGGCTTCTCGAACCGAAGACGATGCTTCAGACAAGAAGGGCCAGCGCGATCGGCTCAGTGACTCCCATATGAAATCCGATCCACATATCTCGCTCCAAAATCGAGAGCAACTACCCAACGCACATAGTTCCGGCACCTGTCAAGAAATCGAATCATATGATTACGAGACGAGAAAGGGAACATTCAGGGTCGATGATGATGACGAAGAAGAAGGCTGAAAACCGATGAACCTGAAGAAATGAAGCGATTTTCAAGGCGATATCATCAGGCAGTGAACTTTCTATACAGTGCAAATTCTTCATAATTTTGCAGAGCTACAAAATCATGGAGCTTTGGATACGAACGATCGATGCTTGCGGTGTTCTGTTTCTTCGTTTCAGGTGGACTTTGAGAGGGCGCAGGAGGCATTAGAATGGTTTGGGATGCAGGAGATTGGGTGGCTTTTTGTAGGAGTCTATGAGCAGGTCAAACTTAAAGGGTCAAATATCATGAATCACTCTCGTCGCGACACGTCACGTTAATTTCTACATGGTGTGTGGCTGTAGTTGGCGTAAAAACCGCGGGAGTTCATGCCAAACTCCACTCTC is from Tripterygium wilfordii isolate XIE 37 chromosome 14, ASM1340144v1, whole genome shotgun sequence and encodes:
- the LOC120014636 gene encoding F-box protein At5g52880-like isoform X2 — its product is MKNLHCIESSLPDDIALKIASFLQVPELCALGSCSRFWSEICGSDFIWESLSRSRWPFLSEASSSGWRGFYVDKHKEMAARAGAIIKFVEGCCSPCESLEVGDFLKAIEDLWEMQFGFRDVEVLLFKPGLSVLLNLLGLHYCINCLNVPVEYVMEALLECKISERQVRVQWWKLGRWFYGFRLRDESHSRCISLADLALAKEDKILRVLHRGAIHEVLRIQISAVNTLNPPWPCQISPR
- the LOC120014636 gene encoding F-box protein At5g52880-like isoform X1 translates to MKNLHCIESSLPDDIALKIASFLQVPELCALGSCSRFWSEICGSDFIWESLSRSRWPFLSEASSSVREAKTLGWRGFYVDKHKEMAARAGAIIKFVEGCCSPCESLEVGDFLKAIEDLWEMQFGFRDVEVLLFKPGLSVLLNLLGLHYCINCLNVPVEYVMEALLECKISERQVRVQWWKLGRWFYGFRLRDESHSRCISLADLALAKEDKILRVLHRGAIHEVLRIQISAVNTLNPPWPCQISPR